The Triplophysa rosa linkage group LG3, Trosa_1v2, whole genome shotgun sequence genome has a segment encoding these proteins:
- the cnot4a gene encoding CCR4-NOT transcription complex subunit 4, which translates to MSRSPELKEDPMECPLCMEPLEIDDVNFFPCTCGYQICRFCWHRIRTDENGLCPACRKPYPEDPAVYKPLSQEEIQRIKNEKKQKQNEKKQKVTENRKHLASVRVVQRNLVFVVGLSQRLADAEVLKRPEYFGKFGKIHKVVINNSTSYAGSQGPSASAYVTYIRSEDALRAIQCVNNVIVDGRTLKASLGTTKYCSYFLKSMQCPKPDCMYLHELGDEAASFTKEEMQAGKHQEYEQKLLQDLYKANPNFLQTSTCGGEKSKSKSNSTQRSNSTNKEGWPSLQGYGKMVNGLPTEHRKSPPLLDCLTDTDHMTPDEPDPEQGTEQNTGLPPFPSALEPTSPIDKSSEPISIGNGENISQTSSSDSPSPPPGLTKPSLVVPISVAELAARSPFEGAAAESQSLFSDNSNFRHPNPIPSGLPSFSSSPQGASDWPMTPEPQSLFTSDTIPVESSTDWQAAFGFGSSAKQQQQDDDLGFDPFDVTRKALADLIEKELSVQEPSPYSSYQNALPNGQQRPPHLQHRGLYNSFSLPQHSTTHHPWMGLPTRNNLTHLNHTSTAAAAHSHFLDLSMPAQHHSTGLGGIPISDNNGSVESLNVKEWQDGLRALLPNININFGGLPNSTSSSSSSSTSSVNHIGVPIGSAGISHSLSWDSTASWMDPAIITGIPANAGNSLDCLQDDNPPHWLKSLQALTEMDGPASSSALPQPPHTSLLDAAANLSLHRAAWAPYLPPPSLNPSQFHSPPPGFQTAFRPPAQTATDILQSAGIDRH; encoded by the exons ATGTCCCGCAGTCCAGAACTGAAAGAAGATCCAATGGAGTGCCCACTGTGCATGGAACCTCTGGAGATTGACGATGTCAACTTCTTCCCCTGCACCTGCGGCTATCAGATCTGCAGATTCTGCTGGCACCGTATCCGCACAGACGAGAACGGCCTCTGCCCTGCTTGCAGAAAG CCGTACCCGGAGGATCCGGCAGTATACAAGCCACTGTCACAAGAGGAGATTCAGAGAATAAAGAACGAGAAGAAGCAGAAGCAGAACGAAAAGAAGCAGAAAGTGACTGAGAACCGCAAGCACCTGGCCAGCGTCCGCGTGGTGCAGAGGAACCTGGTGTTCGTGGTGGGGCTGTCTCAGCGGCTTGCCGATGCCGAG GTTCTAAAGCGTCCAGAATATTTTGGAAAGTTCGGCAAAATCCATAAAGTTGTCATCAATAACAGTACTTCATATGCAGGTTCACAG GGTCCTAGTGCCAGTGCCTATGTAACTTACATCCGTTCAGAGGATGCCCTTCGGGCCATTCAGTGCGTAAACAATGTCATTGTGGATGGTAGAACACTCAAG GCTTCTTTAGGTACAACAAAATACTGCAGTTATTTTCTCAAAAGCATGCAGTGCCCTAAACCGGACTGCATGTATTTACATGAGCTGGGGGATGAAGCGGCAAGTTTTACAAAAGAAGAGATGCAG GCTGGGAAACACCAAGAGTATGAGCAAAAGTTACTCCAAGACCTTTACAAAGCCAACCCTAACTTTTTACAAACATCAACGTGCGGAGGAGAGAAGTCTAAGAGCAAATCAAACTCAACCCAGAG ATCcaatagcacaaataaagaaGGTTGGCCCTCATTACAAGGCTATGGGAAAATGGTAAACGGTTTACCCACAGAGCATCGCAAGTCCCCTCCACTTTTAGACTGCCTAACAGACACGGATCACATGACACCAGATGAACCAGACCCTGAACagggaacagaacagaatacagGCCTCCCACCCTTCCCGTCAGCCTTAGAGCCTACCAG TCCAATTGACAAATCATCAGAACCCATAAGTATAGGAAATGGGGAGAATATATCACAG ACATCCAGTAGCGATTCCCCATCTCCTCCACCTGGCCTTACCAAACCGAGTCTCGTCGTGCCCATCAGCGTGGCAGAGCTCGCGGCACGTTCGCCCTTCGAGGGGGCGGCAGCAGAGTCTCAGTCTCTCTTCTCAGACAACAGCAACTTCAGACATCCCAACCCCATCCCCAGCGGCCTGCCCTCCTTCTCCAGCTCTCCACAGGGAGCATCCGACTGGCCCATGACTCCAGAACCACAGAGCCTTTTCACATCAG ACACTATTCCCGTGGAGTCCTCCACTGACTGGCAAGCGGCCTTCGGTTTCGGCTCGTCTGCcaagcagcagcagcaggacGACGACCTCGGTTTCGACCCCTTCGACGTCACGCGGAAGGCCCTGGCCGACCTCATAGAGAAAGAGCTGTCGGTCCAGGAGCCCTCCCCCTACTCTTCCTACCAGAACGCCCTGCCCAATGGCCAACAACGCCCTCCTCACCTACAGCACAGAGGCCTCTATAACTCCTTCAGCCTGCCCCAACACTCAACCACACATCATCCCTGGATGGGCCTGCCGACCCGAAATAACCTCACACACCTGAACCACACATCCACAGCGGCCGCGGCACACAGCCACTTCTTAGACCTGAGCATGCCGGCCCAGCACCACAGCACCGGTCTTGGGGGGATTCCTATATCAG ATAACAACGGCTCGGTGGAAAGCCTAAATGTGAAGGAGTGGCAGGACGGACTGCGAGCACTCTTACCAAATATCAACATCAACTTCGGAGGCCTCCCGAACTCTACCTCTTCCTCCTCATCTTCCTCCACCTCCAGCGTGAATCACATCGGGGTGCCCATAGGCTCGGCAGGAATCTCGCACAGCCTCAGCTGGGACAGTACGGCCAGTTGGATGGATCCCGCCATCATCACAG GTATCCCTGCAAACGCAGGCAACAGTTTGGACTGTCTTCAGGATGACAATCCGCCACACTGGCTCAAGTCCCTGCAGGCACTCACAGAGATGGACGGACCGGCCAGCTCCAGCGCCCTTCCCCAGCCCCCTCACACCAGCCTGCTGGACGCGGCGGCCAACCTCTCCTTACACAGAGCCGCGTGGGCCCCGTACCTCCCCCCTCCCTCACTGAACCCCAGTCAGTTCCATTCCCCGCCCCCAGGCTTTCAGACAGCCTTCAGACCCCCAGCGCAGACCGCCACAGACATCTTACAGAGCGCCGGCATCGACCGTCATTAA
- the tmem178ba gene encoding transmembrane protein 178Ba codes for MATGKWLLYTGLFLSLVALCFLTVAISSDHWYETDARRYKERCRAFSNRRSDPGFIYIPNHSLPLRASRPSLDRWEDRLLLSRNRRQMFAMSAADECSRSYNSTSMGLWNKCYRLGYDPAIEELIQKGAIERCTYIRYYYTSASTRKDLSYNITKTIQQDDWHALHLRRMTAGFMGMALSIILFGWTIGVLGCCWEQGLMHYVAGLLFLMGGTFCIISLCTCVAGINFELSRYPRYLFGLPDDISHGYGWSMFSAWGGLGLTLIAGFFCTLAPSIQPPPPSRTSCPKSRMENGTVC; via the exons ATGGCGACGGGGAAGTGGCTTTTGTACACgggtctctttctgtctctcgtCGCCTTGTGCTTCCTGACGGTCGCGATCTCATCGGATCACTGGTACGAGACGGACGCGAGGAGATACAAGGAGCGTTGCCGCGCATTCTCGAACCGCAGGAGCGATCCGGGTTTCATTTACATCCCGAACCACAGCCTTCCGCTGCGCGCGAGCAGACCGAGCCTGGACCGATGGGAAGACCGACTTCTGCTGTCCAGAAACCGGCGTCAGATGTTCGCCATGAGCGCAGCGGATGAATGCAGCAGAAGCTACAATTCAACCAGTATGGGTCTGTGGAACAAATGCTACAGACTGGGGTACGACCCAGCCATCGAAGAGCTCATTCAAAAAG gAGCTATCGAGCGTTGCACATACATTAGGTACTATTACACCTCCGCATCCACGCGTAAGGATCTGTCCTACAATATAACCAAAACAATCCAGCAAGATGATTGGCATGCGTTGC ATTTGCGTCGGATGACGGCTGGCTTCATGGGCATGGCTCTTTCCATCATTCTCTTTGGCTGGACCATCGGCGTTTTGGGCTGTTGCTGGGAGCAAGGCCTCATGCATTATGTCGCAGGTCTACTTTTCCTTATGGGAG GTACCTTCTGCATCATTTCTCTTTGCACGTGCGTGGCTGGTATCAACTTCGAACTATCACGCTACCCACGTTACCTGTTCGGCCTTCCGGATGACATAAGCCACGGTTACGgctggtccatgttcagtgcCTGGGGAGGACTGGGGCTGACCCTCATAGCTGGGTTCTTCTGCACCCTGGCACCGTCGATTCAGCCTCCCCCGCCATCTCGTACCTCCTGTCCCAAGTCTCGCATGGAGAACGGAACAGTGTGCTGA